Within Alcaligenes sp. SDU_A2, the genomic segment CAGGTTTCAGCCTGAGCCAGGCTCATGTTGATTTGGTCAACCTGAACGCGTCGCTGGTTGGCGTAAAATCGGTTTTCCGGGGCGAACTCCGACAAAGCCGATTGGGCGGGACGCTCGTACTTCAGCGTTTTTAACGCCACATAGGCACCCTGGCCGGGTTCATCGGTAGCGCGTTTGCGCCACAACACAGACTTCAATTCCACACCGGCTTCGGGGAATGCGTAGTTTGGAATCAGCCCGGCGTCTGTCAGTGTGTTTAGCAGGTCACGACCATTGATTTCTTTAATTAGTTCCAGCATGGAGTCGCGCTCGCGCGATAACTGCTCGTACTCTACAATCGTCGCCTCATCCTGCGGCTTTTGTTTTAACTTGGCTCGGGCCTTATCCAGCTCATCTTTGCGTTTCTTATAGGTGCGGCGCTCTGCGACCAAGTCGCTGAACACCTTCATGAGACGCACACGTAAGCCGTCTTCCTCCCCTTGACCTTGCATGGTGTCCCACAACCGCTCACGCACCTTGTCAGTGGCATCCTGCCCCAACAGCTCAATGAACCCATCAAAAAGCCGTTGTTCATGCTGCAGCACATAATCGCAAAAGATGTAGGGAAAGCGGTCAAGGCGAGCTTGTTCCACCGCATCAAGTGCTTGAGAGGTTTTCTGCGGCAAGGCCGTCATGGTTGTCAGGCCTGCCACCCAGTCATCCATGCAGAACGCAAAAAGCTGGCGACGCAACACTTCAGCGGCCTGCAGGAAAATGCCAGGTGGGCTAACGTCACCCGCAATCATTTCCTGGGTTTCGGAAAAGAAATACAGGTCGTGCGGGCTGTTCCCGTCCGCCAGAGTTGTTGCTACGGCATTGCCATCCACGCGGCCTGCACGGCCAATACGTTGCAAAAAACTGGCCTGGGCAGGTGGTACCGAACACAGCAACACCGACGACAGGTCGCCAATGTCCACCCCCATTTCGAGGGTGGGTGTTGCTGACAAGAGATTTTCAAACCAAGGTTTCGGGTTCTTGTTTTTGAATCGTTGTTCCAGGGCTTCACGCTCGGTACGCTCCAGAAGCCCCGTATGCTCTGCGGCAATCACACGGCGAACGCTACCCTGACTGTATCGCATGGCCCACCAATTGCTGCTGTCTGCCAGCACGACCTCGTAGGTTGATTCGACGCTGTCAAGGCACGGCATGCCCAGGAAATTCTCTGCCTCAAATCGCGGCACCGTCAACCTGCGCTTGCTGCCCTTGGTAGCCACAAACGTAACATCGGTGTTCAGCATCAACGCATCGGGGTTCACCGCCAGGGTATCGCCGGTGTGGTGGGCTGTGCGTATAACAATGCCGTTCCGTTCCAGCGTCTCGAAGGCGGCGGCGTACATCTCGCCTGTCATCCCTTGGGGTAGCAAGCCGTTCTGGTTCAACACGACAGTTGCCCAGCGTTCGTACCATGTAGCGCGATTGCGTTGGGTCAGTTTATCGAAACCTCGTTGGGTACCCAGAGTCAGAAATACCGGTTTCGGGGTGTAGTCACCCATCGTCGGCATCCATTCCCGGCGCCCCGCTCTTTCCTGCAACGCGAAAATGTTGCCATCACCGGCGTAGTTCGCCAGTTCTGGGTGCATTACGCCGCCGCGACGGCGCATGTGTGTAAGAACGCCCCACAGCCACCAGACAACGGTTGCCTGGGTCAGATTCCTTAAGCCAAACTGCTCTTGCAACCTTTCAGTAAGCGTTTCAGACACCCTTTGCAGACGCTCCAGGGGCACTGAAAGCGTGGCCTTGCCAACGCGCTCCAGGGTACGACCTCGCTTGCTAAGGTAGGTCATTTCGCTGACAGCCTGCCACAACAGACGTTTCTTTACTCGGCCGGGCAGCTTGCTGCCGGCGGGCAACCGCAAGTTCTTGGGCAACTCCTCCGCCCAATCCCGCTGCCAGGTCATGTTTGGCCCAATAAATTCAGACACCAGCCGCTCGTCATCCATATTCAAAACGGAACCGGGCTGAGCGAATTGTGAATTGGCTTTATCCAGGAACTCTGACCAGCTAACGGGACCCTGGACAATTTCGTCCATCACTTGGGCAAGCGCCATACGGGCATTATTCACATAGGTGCGGGCACCAAAAAAACCCGCGCGATGAGCCGCATCCTGTACCGAATCGGAGAAGGCAATTAGTTTCTTGTCGTCATTGAACACACTGGCCCACGTCGCCTCAACAACCTGCGAGCCCAAGGTGGCGTTACGTGCACCCAACAGAAGTAGCTCATCCCGTTCGCCACAGGCAGGGCAAGTGGAGTCATGCCGGGTGAACTGCGCCATGCCAGAAGTTTGGGAGCGCTGCGCCGTTACCCGGTAAATCGCAAGCAACTCCTGGTTACCGCATGCCAGGCAGGTACCATCGCCGGGTTGAAGGTTGCCACATGACACGCAGACATGCTGGTTGATACCGTCAACGTGGCTGTGGCCAACACTTTGGGCTGCATAAAATCGGGCGGCTTCCGGGCGGCCAGAAAACCAGGTGTTGTAGATTTCGTCGAGTTTTGTCGACAGCGTGTTGGTGCCTTGCACCAGGCGCGATATCCAGCCGGTGGTGCGACACTGGCTGCACTGCACCATGGGCAGGTATACCCCATCGCGTTGGCTGGGCAGGTCGCGCTCGCTTCGCAGTACAACGTCAGTGTGTTTTGTGCTTAGCTTGCCGACCATACGTCGCAATTCGCGTACCCACAATTGCATACGCAAGGTCACCAAGGGTTGGTTACCCTCGCGCAGGGCCCACGCCACCAGCACCAGCAACGCGTCCAGTACCAGCCCCACTTGTGCGTCGGTGGCCGTGGGCATGTTACGGGCAAAAGACTCTTTGAGTTCTGCTGCCTCAATCACGCTGCCTTTCAGTAGCTTGAGCAGGTTAACAAACAGCTGGTGCTGTTTCAGTTTTTTACCCAGCTCTTGCCGCCAGGCCTTGTCTTTCACATCAACAGGCTCCGGCTCGCCCGGGAAAAACAAGCCATACCAAGCAGCTACCGCGTCCTCGGGTGCAGCGTATTGAGACTGGTCTAGCTGGGCGGCGACATCGGGTCGAAACGGGAACATGAAGTCCACCGTCGCGTCTCCCAGAAAATCGCCCACACTTTGACGATTTTCTGTCACGACAGAATCTGGTTCGAAGGGAACGCCGAAAATCTGGCGCGCGTAATCGCGCAGCGGCGCGGTGTCCGACGCCCCCCCCAAGGTTGCCGACGTTCCCGCGCAAATCAGATGGCCTTCCGGTGTTTGCAACCGGGCACGCAAGCGCCGCAATAACAGCGCCAGGTCTGTTCCTTGCGCCCCATCAAAAGTATGCAACTCGTCAACAACAACGTAACGCAGCGTCTCGGGTGTATTGGCAGCCCAGAGCTGGCGGTCCTGAGGGCGCAGCATCAGGTAGTCCAGCATTTTGTAGTTGGTTAACAGAATGTCGGGCGGCTGTTTGCGTAGGGTGTCGCGGTCTGTGATGACGTTTTCGGGCGTCATGACCATGCCACTACCTGGCTCACCCTGCCTGCCGCCTACGTACAGGCCTACGCGAAGTTGGGCGAAAGCAGGCACCAAAGCCACCAACTGCGCAATACGCCGCGCCTGGTCGCTGGCTAGGGCATTCATCGGGTAGATAACCAGGGCTTTTATGCCCGCCTCACCCTCTGCTCGATTGCGGGCACAGTAATCCAGCACGGGATACAAAAAACATTCAGTTTTGCCGCTGCCCGTGCCGGTAGCCACCAGCGTACTTGCTGCCAGGTGTTCCGATGACAGGCGGCGCCAGGCTTGCTCCTGGTGGCTGTAACCAGGATGCTGCGTTTCAAACGAGGCATAGAACTTTTTGCCCTGGGTGCCATTAACAAAGGGCAACCCCACTTGCACATAGGGACCCTTGAGCCAGGTGGACTCCTCTTCAACAAACCGGCTCATCAAGCCATGCATGAAGGCATCAGAGGGCTCATAACCGGCCTTCAGGAACTGCTTCAGGCCGTTTTTTATGTCTTTGGTTAGCAGGGATGGCAACATATGAATAAGGGCCTATCGCGTTTTTTTATTTTTTGATGCTATCGTGGGTCGCCAACCTAACAGTCGCTCAACTTCGGCCCAAGTTTCATCTAATAATTTTTTTTCACCTTGCACTTTGACCCCCATTCTCAAATCGTTAAGAGGGAACCATGCGCCACTTCGTTCTTGATAGAACACCCGAGAGTAAACATTCCCCGTGTTAGATATGCGATGAGTTTCGTACTGCTGCGAAAGTAAAGTAAAAGCGTGGTTCAGACTGGTAGCAGTTGACTGCGCCGCACCTTCTGGCATTAGAACGGTACTTCCTATAAGCTCGCAGCGGTCAAGCCCCTTTAGCTTTAGCCACAAACCACTGCGCTCAGAATCTTTAATTGGCTGACCCTCAACCCGATTACGTTTCGGCGGACCAAGCGTAATTCTCTCCAGCCTTGTAGTACCCAAAGGGAGACTATAAACATCCTCTTTTGGCCAGCGGCCAAGACGCATACCCCTTCTGCTTTGGTCACTCAATGCCACCAGCAAAAGAGTACCTTCTTCAAGAATTTGGACGCAGATTTCGGCGCTCACGCGTTCTCGAAAATTTTCATCGGTAATTTGACTGAGGTTAATTGTTAGGTCGCCCAGAGCACCATCTTTGACGGGAATATCTCCGCCGTATAGAAATTCCCAGTTTGTGCCAACACGTTTGACAGGCAGCGTTACCTGCGCGGTCCAGTCTTGGTCAAAAGCACATCCTGACTTCATCTTGTACCTCCAATTTTTTCAGTAGCGAAAAAATCCCAAGCAATTCGGTAATCCTCTTCGCGGTCAGCGCGGGCAAACGGGGCCACATAGCGGCGTTCAACGGTGCGAGGGCCACCCGGCAAGGTGTCATCCTGCACTTGTTGGGTAACCACGGTGCCATCGGGCACAAGACATTCATCGTTCTTGTACAGG encodes:
- a CDS encoding DEAD/DEAH box helicase, translated to MLPSLLTKDIKNGLKQFLKAGYEPSDAFMHGLMSRFVEEESTWLKGPYVQVGLPFVNGTQGKKFYASFETQHPGYSHQEQAWRRLSSEHLAASTLVATGTGSGKTECFLYPVLDYCARNRAEGEAGIKALVIYPMNALASDQARRIAQLVALVPAFAQLRVGLYVGGRQGEPGSGMVMTPENVITDRDTLRKQPPDILLTNYKMLDYLMLRPQDRQLWAANTPETLRYVVVDELHTFDGAQGTDLALLLRRLRARLQTPEGHLICAGTSATLGGASDTAPLRDYARQIFGVPFEPDSVVTENRQSVGDFLGDATVDFMFPFRPDVAAQLDQSQYAAPEDAVAAWYGLFFPGEPEPVDVKDKAWRQELGKKLKQHQLFVNLLKLLKGSVIEAAELKESFARNMPTATDAQVGLVLDALLVLVAWALREGNQPLVTLRMQLWVRELRRMVGKLSTKHTDVVLRSERDLPSQRDGVYLPMVQCSQCRTTGWISRLVQGTNTLSTKLDEIYNTWFSGRPEAARFYAAQSVGHSHVDGINQHVCVSCGNLQPGDGTCLACGNQELLAIYRVTAQRSQTSGMAQFTRHDSTCPACGERDELLLLGARNATLGSQVVEATWASVFNDDKKLIAFSDSVQDAAHRAGFFGARTYVNNARMALAQVMDEIVQGPVSWSEFLDKANSQFAQPGSVLNMDDERLVSEFIGPNMTWQRDWAEELPKNLRLPAGSKLPGRVKKRLLWQAVSEMTYLSKRGRTLERVGKATLSVPLERLQRVSETLTERLQEQFGLRNLTQATVVWWLWGVLTHMRRRGGVMHPELANYAGDGNIFALQERAGRREWMPTMGDYTPKPVFLTLGTQRGFDKLTQRNRATWYERWATVVLNQNGLLPQGMTGEMYAAAFETLERNGIVIRTAHHTGDTLAVNPDALMLNTDVTFVATKGSKRRLTVPRFEAENFLGMPCLDSVESTYEVVLADSSNWWAMRYSQGSVRRVIAAEHTGLLERTEREALEQRFKNKNPKPWFENLLSATPTLEMGVDIGDLSSVLLCSVPPAQASFLQRIGRAGRVDGNAVATTLADGNSPHDLYFFSETQEMIAGDVSPPGIFLQAAEVLRRQLFAFCMDDWVAGLTTMTALPQKTSQALDAVEQARLDRFPYIFCDYVLQHEQRLFDGFIELLGQDATDKVRERLWDTMQGQGEEDGLRVRLMKVFSDLVAERRTYKKRKDELDKARAKLKQKPQDEATIVEYEQLSRERDSMLELIKEINGRDLLNTLTDAGLIPNYAFPEAGVELKSVLWRKRATDEPGQGAYVALKTLKYERPAQSALSEFAPENRFYANQRRVQVDQINMSLAQAETWRFCPACHHMQHLEKEPVEHAVCPRCSDTMWADAAQKRTLLRFKQAIANSNDMEVRIDDTAEDREPKYYVRQLMADFQPSSIREAWQIGSGELPFGFEFISRVTFRDVNFGELAKPGETFKVADVESGRPGFCLCRYCGKVQKPARRNAASQSQTHSFDCPKHGSDDPANLLDCLYLYREFDSEALRILVPYTKSGVDERVVQSFMAAVQLGLKKRFGGKVDHLRMVLQDEPGKEGGPRKHYVLLYDSVPGGTGYLHQLLAQDAKTLTDVLQMALDALTSCSCNADPEKDGCYRCLYQYRLGRNMELVSRDSAKSVLSDLVKSFGHLEQVKTISDIYINPNFDSVLEARFIESLKRLSGVGGLPTVKLVSDIVNGKSGFVLEVGKQRYRIEPQCELGSAHGVSVPSKPDFVIWPWATNSRRRPIAVFCDGWVYHKDTLREDARKRSAIVNSNGFWVWSVTHQDVVAALDGALNTDLESPLVAMSRHDGSKAPPTLPRAQENAFTHHAVARLLQWLATPTEGAEGDAAVGPLQRNALWLSFLCVPSDASDRSACEQQLASWLPLLPDSILEPDGAWPGTGFAPFASKPGAACFQVGRWPMALARGVPPAQGWSAPGAVVLDASAALDEETLHLAWRRWLQLYNAMQVLPGMLLVTADGLEARDYDDLSVVSAGDEKATVHAGDHAALQAAWLDALDQVLPELKPGLTLLARAGSTIPQVGMELVNAKGDVIADAEMTWPAVKLAILRPDQDDMIGIWQTEGWTILMLDEAYSQVDNQPWFVAAAESLGLALESNVDKQE